One region of Gemmatimonadaceae bacterium genomic DNA includes:
- a CDS encoding CPBP family intramembrane glutamic endopeptidase, whose translation MSYVVIETTVGFLLVSGLPLAGGGSLSSDVWATCISLLIATGLSLSWLENHPSTGPRVHRSTPRWSDVWLDRQAARPGAIALGFGMGALAIALPTAALTAGHWLARVPGDPSSWIGGALRVSVALLPAALAEELLARGYILSILVRWWGWPWAIATTSLAFGALHMRNPGATVESITLVTIAGVFLCAVLFATRSLYAAWAAHFAWNWTMAVVFHVSVSGIPFLSPHYRYVDAGPDWATGGTWGPEGGLPAALTMIAGSVWLFSRRGRVGLLSRSTGES comes from the coding sequence GTGTCGTACGTCGTCATCGAGACGACCGTCGGCTTCTTGCTCGTGAGCGGATTGCCGCTCGCCGGCGGCGGCTCGCTGAGCTCCGACGTCTGGGCCACCTGCATCTCGCTCCTGATCGCTACGGGCCTTTCACTCTCTTGGCTCGAGAACCACCCGTCAACCGGTCCACGCGTCCACCGGTCCACCCCTCGTTGGAGCGACGTCTGGCTCGATCGCCAAGCTGCGCGACCGGGTGCGATCGCCCTGGGATTCGGAATGGGCGCGTTGGCCATCGCCTTGCCGACGGCGGCGCTCACCGCGGGGCACTGGCTCGCCCGTGTGCCCGGCGATCCGTCGTCTTGGATCGGCGGCGCTCTTCGTGTCTCCGTTGCGCTGCTGCCCGCGGCGCTCGCCGAGGAGCTGCTCGCTCGCGGCTACATCCTGTCGATCCTGGTCAGGTGGTGGGGCTGGCCCTGGGCGATTGCCACGACGAGCCTCGCCTTCGGAGCGCTGCATATGCGCAACCCCGGCGCGACGGTGGAATCGATTACCCTCGTCACGATCGCCGGCGTGTTTCTGTGCGCCGTGCTGTTCGCGACGCGGAGTCTGTATGCAGCGTGGGCCGCGCACTTCGCCTGGAACTGGACAATGGCGGTCGTCTTTCACGTATCCGTAAGTGGAATCCCGTTCCTATCTCCCCACTACCGTTATGTTGATGCGGGGCCCGATTGGGCGACTGGCGGGACGTGGGGCCCCGAGGGTGGCTTGCCCGCCGCTTTGACAATGATCGCCGGCAGCGTCTGGCTCTTCTCGCGCCGCGGTCGAGTGGGTCTTTTGAGTCGTTCAACGGGAGAAAGCTGA
- the thiL gene encoding thiamine-phosphate kinase, with protein sequence MTANTPLGPGAEFDAIRSILRRLGPRAKGIGDDAAVLAVPRGDSLVVSVDSVVEGKHFGPGWLTPREIARRAVVAALSDLAAMAAQPLGVLVAMVLPEAWRAELDSLTDGLADAVSNANTFVLGGNLSDGSELSITTTVLGSAFAPLTRRSSRLGDRVYVTGRLGAPRAAVERLERGESPGIFRERFADPAPRLDEARWLADHGASAAVDISDGLIADLGQLSAASGVLISIDAARVPCFSDVNTDTALSSGEEYELIVTSPVAFDTAEFARRFSLDLTEIGRVSPGPAGVDVTGARVAAVSGHDHFSN encoded by the coding sequence ATGACCGCCAACACTCCACTGGGACCCGGCGCCGAGTTCGACGCCATCCGCTCGATTCTCCGCCGACTCGGTCCGCGCGCGAAGGGAATTGGCGACGACGCCGCCGTTCTCGCGGTTCCACGAGGCGACTCGCTCGTCGTCAGCGTGGACAGCGTCGTCGAAGGAAAGCATTTCGGACCCGGCTGGCTCACGCCGCGCGAGATTGCTCGCCGAGCCGTCGTCGCGGCGCTCAGCGACCTTGCCGCGATGGCGGCTCAGCCGCTCGGCGTCCTCGTCGCGATGGTGCTTCCGGAGGCGTGGCGTGCGGAGCTCGATTCCTTAACCGACGGCCTCGCCGACGCCGTGTCGAACGCGAATACCTTCGTGCTCGGCGGCAATTTGAGCGACGGCAGTGAGCTCTCGATCACCACGACCGTGCTGGGTTCGGCGTTCGCACCGCTCACGCGGCGCTCCTCACGCTTGGGTGATCGCGTGTACGTGACCGGCCGACTCGGCGCGCCTCGCGCGGCGGTCGAGCGTCTCGAGCGCGGCGAGTCTCCGGGCATCTTCCGCGAACGTTTCGCGGACCCGGCTCCTCGCCTCGACGAGGCTCGCTGGCTCGCCGACCATGGCGCGAGCGCGGCCGTCGATATTTCCGACGGTCTCATCGCCGATCTCGGCCAGCTGAGCGCGGCGAGCGGCGTCCTCATCTCGATCGACGCCGCGCGCGTTCCCTGTTTTTCCGACGTGAACACGGACACCGCGCTCTCGAGCGGAGAGGAATACGAGCTGATCGTCACGTCACCGGTCGCATTCGACACCGCCGAGTTCGCGAGACGGTTCTCGCTGGATCTCACGGAGATCGGCCGCGTCTCGCCTGGCCCCGCCGGCGTCGACGTGACGGGCGCGCGCGTTGCCGCCGTGTCTGGGCACGATCACTTTTCGAATTGA
- the rpiB gene encoding ribose 5-phosphate isomerase B translates to MSERILIASDHAGFALKEALEHRLADLGFDVDDLGVDSAESADYADYAHPLARRVSDGEVDRGILLCGTGLGMSYTANRYSGVRAAVAWNPEIAKLARQHNDSNVLVLPARFLNADQGAAILDAWLETAFEGGRHSRRIQKIERADGEARNP, encoded by the coding sequence ATGAGCGAGCGAATTCTGATTGCTTCCGACCACGCCGGGTTCGCGCTCAAGGAAGCGCTCGAGCACCGACTCGCCGATCTCGGCTTCGACGTCGACGACCTCGGCGTGGACAGCGCGGAATCGGCGGACTACGCCGACTACGCGCATCCGCTCGCGCGGCGCGTGTCGGACGGAGAAGTCGACCGCGGCATTCTCCTTTGCGGCACCGGGCTCGGCATGAGCTACACCGCGAATCGGTATTCGGGCGTTCGCGCGGCGGTCGCGTGGAATCCGGAGATCGCCAAGTTGGCACGGCAGCACAACGACTCGAACGTCCTCGTGCTCCCGGCGCGATTCCTCAATGCCGATCAGGGCGCCGCGATTCTCGACGCGTGGCTCGAGACGGCGTTCGAAGGTGGGCGCCACTCCCGTCGCATTCAGAAGATCGAGCGCGCCGACGGCGAAGCGCGAAACCCGTGA
- a CDS encoding acetyl-CoA C-acetyltransferase: MSDPTRTPVIVSAARTPIGRFLGGLSPLTAPELGAVAIRAAVQRAGIDPGDVEEVIMGNVIQGGVGQAPARQAQIKAGIPASVSAMTVNKVCGSGLKAVMLAAQAIKAGDREVVVAGGQESMSNAPYYVYGMRGGVKAGDQTMVDGMIKDGLWCAFCDVHMGRHAEYTAKKAGVTREAQDEFAAASHRKAVAAIDAGKFKNEIAPVTIASKKGNTIVDTDEGPRRDTSVEALGKLRPAFPNKDGSTADLSVTAGNAPGLNDGGAALVVASEAFAKARNLPILARIDAYATGAVEPQELFFAPILAVKNLMAKENSKIGDYDLIEANEAFASQSIADGEGLGWDWSRVNVNGGAIALGHPIGASGARVLTTLLFALQDRGLRRGLATLCLGGGDAVALSVTRMN; the protein is encoded by the coding sequence ATGTCCGATCCAACTCGCACCCCAGTCATCGTTTCCGCAGCCCGAACCCCAATCGGCCGGTTCCTGGGCGGACTTTCCCCGTTGACCGCCCCCGAGCTCGGCGCGGTCGCGATTCGAGCCGCTGTTCAACGTGCCGGGATCGATCCCGGCGACGTCGAAGAAGTCATCATGGGCAACGTCATTCAGGGTGGCGTCGGGCAGGCGCCCGCTCGGCAGGCGCAGATCAAGGCGGGCATCCCCGCCAGCGTCTCCGCGATGACGGTGAACAAGGTCTGCGGCTCCGGCCTCAAGGCCGTCATGCTCGCGGCGCAGGCGATCAAGGCCGGCGATCGCGAAGTAGTCGTCGCCGGGGGACAGGAGTCGATGTCCAACGCGCCGTACTACGTCTATGGAATGCGCGGCGGCGTGAAGGCGGGCGACCAGACGATGGTCGACGGCATGATCAAAGATGGACTCTGGTGTGCCTTCTGCGACGTGCACATGGGGCGGCACGCCGAATACACCGCGAAAAAGGCCGGCGTGACACGCGAAGCGCAGGACGAGTTCGCCGCCGCGTCGCACCGCAAGGCTGTCGCGGCCATCGACGCGGGCAAGTTCAAGAACGAGATCGCTCCGGTCACGATCGCGAGCAAAAAGGGAAACACGATCGTCGACACCGACGAGGGTCCGCGGCGCGACACGAGCGTCGAAGCGCTCGGCAAACTGCGTCCCGCATTTCCGAACAAGGACGGATCGACGGCGGACCTCAGCGTCACGGCAGGCAACGCGCCGGGCTTGAACGATGGCGGAGCCGCGCTGGTGGTCGCGTCCGAAGCGTTCGCCAAGGCCCGCAACCTGCCGATCCTCGCGCGCATCGACGCGTATGCGACAGGAGCGGTCGAGCCGCAAGAGCTTTTCTTCGCGCCAATTCTCGCCGTGAAGAACTTGATGGCGAAAGAGAACTCGAAGATCGGCGACTACGACCTGATCGAAGCCAACGAAGCGTTCGCTTCCCAGTCGATTGCCGACGGCGAAGGCCTCGGGTGGGACTGGAGCCGCGTCAACGTGAACGGCGGGGCGATTGCGCTCGGCCATCCAATCGGGGCCAGCGGCGCTCGCGTCCTGACGACTTTGCTCTTTGCGCTCCAAGACCGTGGACTCCGGCGCGGTTTGGCCACACTTTGTCTGGGCGGAGGCGACGCCGTCGCCCTCAGCGTGACTCGAATGAACTGA
- a CDS encoding 3-hydroxybutyryl-CoA dehydrogenase: MAERVAVIGAGQMGNGIAHVFAQNGFPVTMIDVTDDALKRGRDTIAANLDRQIKKGTLAAADKDTILGRVTLARGLAEVAGSWLVIEAASENRDLKFGIFSELETLADVDAILATNTSSISISEIASQTKRPELVIGMHFMNPVPVMQLVEVIRGLATSDDTTKRVLETSKALGKTPVEVQDYPGFVANRILMPMINEAVFCLMEGVGSAESIDTVMKLGMNHPMGPLALADLIGLDTCLAILEVMHDGLGDPKYRPCPLLRKYVATGWLGRKTKRGFYGY, from the coding sequence ATGGCCGAACGTGTGGCCGTGATCGGTGCAGGGCAGATGGGGAACGGGATCGCGCACGTGTTTGCGCAGAACGGATTCCCCGTGACGATGATCGACGTGACCGACGACGCGCTCAAGCGCGGGCGTGATACCATCGCCGCGAATCTCGACCGGCAGATCAAGAAGGGGACGCTCGCCGCGGCCGACAAGGACACGATCCTCGGCCGCGTGACGCTCGCCCGCGGTCTCGCCGAAGTCGCCGGCTCCTGGCTCGTCATCGAAGCGGCCAGCGAAAATCGCGATCTCAAGTTCGGCATTTTCTCCGAGCTCGAAACGCTCGCCGACGTGGACGCGATTCTCGCCACCAACACGAGTTCCATCTCGATCAGCGAGATCGCCAGCCAGACGAAGCGCCCGGAGCTCGTCATCGGCATGCACTTCATGAATCCCGTGCCGGTGATGCAGCTCGTCGAAGTGATCCGTGGCCTCGCCACCTCCGACGACACGACGAAGCGAGTCCTCGAGACGAGTAAGGCGCTCGGCAAGACTCCGGTCGAAGTGCAGGACTACCCGGGGTTCGTGGCCAATCGGATTCTGATGCCGATGATCAACGAGGCCGTCTTCTGCCTCATGGAAGGCGTCGGCTCCGCCGAGTCGATCGATACCGTGATGAAGCTCGGCATGAACCATCCGATGGGTCCACTGGCGCTCGCCGATCTCATCGGTCTCGACACGTGCCTCGCCATTCTCGAGGTGATGCACGACGGCCTCGGCGATCCGAAGTACCGTCCCTGTCCGCTCCTGAGGAAGTACGTCGCCACCGGTTGGCTGGGCCGCAAGACGAAGCGCGGGTTTTATGGGTACTGA
- a CDS encoding biotin transporter BioY: MTSLSTTEALRPSRTTAIGVVGFAAAVAAASQIAIPLPWTPVPITLQPMLVVLAGMWLGPAAGAASMALYLAAGAAGLPVFTPIGAPGLARFFGPTGGYLLAYPAAAWVAGALNRRASTLFTRSLAAIAGMVVIFFGGLAQLTLLTGSVSRAVQLGITPFAALDLVKAFFAAVISGSRIVRRGV, encoded by the coding sequence ATGACCTCTCTCTCGACCACCGAAGCACTCCGCCCGTCTCGCACGACCGCGATCGGCGTCGTCGGGTTCGCCGCCGCGGTTGCCGCCGCGTCGCAGATCGCGATCCCGCTGCCATGGACTCCGGTCCCCATCACGTTGCAGCCGATGCTCGTGGTCCTCGCTGGTATGTGGCTCGGTCCTGCGGCGGGAGCCGCCAGCATGGCGCTGTATCTCGCTGCGGGGGCGGCTGGTCTTCCAGTGTTCACGCCGATCGGGGCGCCGGGGCTCGCGCGCTTCTTCGGCCCCACGGGTGGATATCTACTCGCCTATCCCGCGGCGGCATGGGTCGCCGGCGCGCTGAACCGTCGCGCTTCGACGCTGTTCACACGTTCTCTCGCCGCGATCGCCGGAATGGTCGTGATCTTCTTCGGCGGGCTCGCGCAGCTCACGCTTCTCACCGGCAGCGTCTCGCGCGCCGTGCAACTCGGCATCACGCCCTTCGCCGCGCTGGATTTGGTCAAGGCGTTCTTCGCCGCCGTCATCAGCGGATCGCGGATCGTACGTAGAGGCGTCTGA
- the glyA gene encoding serine hydroxymethyltransferase, translating into MNDWIRHRLSSPGAALRETDPDIAALIEAETRRQREGLELIASENFVSPAVLEAMGSSLTNKYAEGLPGKRYYGGCEIVDQVEQLAIDRAKKLFSAEHANVQPHSGAQANFAAMSTFLKPGDTFLGMDLSNGGHLTHGSPVNFSGMLYHAVSYGVTEEGLLDYDDLRRKALEHRPKLVLAGYSAYSREIDFAAFADIAREIGAILMVDMAHFAGLVAADAYPSPIPHADVVTTTTHKTLRGPRGGLILCKAAHAKAIDKSVFPGSQGGPLEHVIAAKAVCFKEALEPSFKDYARCVISNARALASSLSSCGFQIVSGGTDNHLMLVDLRSRGLTGKVAQIALDEAAITVNKNTVPKETQSPFVTSGIRVGTSAVTTRGMGEREMARIAALIDRVLAAPEDKAVAVAVKQDVHALTKEFPLYA; encoded by the coding sequence ATGAATGACTGGATCAGGCACCGACTGTCGTCGCCGGGAGCGGCGCTCCGCGAAACCGATCCCGACATCGCGGCTCTCATCGAAGCCGAAACGCGGCGGCAGCGCGAGGGTCTCGAGCTGATCGCCAGCGAGAACTTCGTCTCGCCCGCCGTGCTCGAGGCGATGGGCTCGTCGCTCACCAACAAGTACGCCGAGGGACTGCCCGGCAAGCGGTACTACGGTGGATGCGAAATCGTCGATCAGGTCGAGCAGTTGGCGATCGATCGCGCGAAGAAGCTGTTCTCCGCCGAACACGCGAACGTCCAGCCGCACTCCGGTGCGCAGGCGAATTTCGCGGCGATGTCCACGTTCCTGAAGCCCGGCGACACGTTCCTCGGTATGGATCTGTCGAACGGCGGGCACCTGACGCACGGCTCGCCGGTGAATTTTTCCGGCATGCTGTATCACGCCGTGTCCTACGGCGTGACGGAAGAAGGACTGCTCGACTACGACGACCTTCGACGCAAAGCGCTCGAGCATCGGCCAAAGCTCGTGCTCGCCGGTTACAGCGCGTACTCGCGCGAGATCGACTTCGCCGCGTTTGCCGACATCGCGCGCGAGATCGGCGCGATCCTCATGGTGGACATGGCGCACTTCGCCGGCTTGGTCGCCGCCGACGCGTATCCGTCGCCGATCCCGCACGCCGACGTCGTCACCACCACGACACACAAGACACTTCGCGGTCCTCGCGGCGGCCTCATTTTGTGCAAGGCGGCGCATGCGAAGGCGATCGACAAGTCCGTCTTTCCCGGCAGCCAGGGAGGCCCGCTCGAGCACGTCATCGCGGCAAAAGCGGTGTGCTTCAAGGAAGCCCTCGAGCCGTCGTTCAAGGATTACGCGAGGTGCGTCATCTCGAACGCGCGCGCGCTTGCCTCGTCGCTTTCCTCATGCGGCTTCCAGATCGTCTCGGGAGGCACCGACAACCACCTCATGCTCGTCGATCTCCGCAGCCGAGGGCTGACCGGGAAAGTCGCGCAGATCGCGCTCGACGAAGCGGCGATCACGGTCAACAAGAACACCGTGCCGAAGGAGACGCAGTCGCCGTTCGTCACGAGCGGAATTCGGGTCGGGACGTCGGCCGTGACGACGAGAGGAATGGGAGAACGCGAGATGGCGCGGATCGCCGCGCTGATCGATCGGGTGCTTGCGGCCCCTGAAGACAAAGCGGTCGCGGTGGCGGTCAAACAAGACGTGCACGCGTTGACGAAGGAGTTTCCGTTGTACGCGTAG
- a CDS encoding acyl-CoA dehydrogenase family protein, translating to MTWALTPLSEEQREIQAVAREFARREIAPHSAQWDRDAYFEPSLVKKLGELGFLGMLVPEQYDGLGLDTLTYMVVLEEIAIVDASVAVMLSVHNSLPTQMILRWGTEQQKECWLKPLARGEMLGAFALSEPEAGSDAASLRTQAVRDGNDWILNGTKAWVSSGTKGDVILAMARTDSAEDRRGARGIGAFILTPDLPGFNVGKKEDKMGLRASPTVQLHFSDMRVPGDRLLGAPGSGFIYAMQSLDNGRLGIAAQAIGIAEAALRHAAAYAADRKQFKKPIKEFQAIQFKLADMATSVAGARALLHMSARAKDRGEKMTQFSAMAKLSASRAAMWVTTQAIQIFGGYGYVSDYPVERLFRDAKVTEIYEGTSEIQRIVIARELYSHR from the coding sequence ATGACGTGGGCGCTGACGCCGCTCAGCGAAGAGCAGCGAGAGATTCAAGCCGTCGCGCGCGAATTCGCCCGGCGGGAGATCGCGCCGCACAGCGCGCAGTGGGATCGCGACGCGTACTTCGAGCCGTCGCTCGTCAAAAAGCTCGGCGAGCTCGGCTTCCTCGGCATGCTCGTCCCCGAGCAATACGACGGTCTCGGGCTCGACACGCTCACGTATATGGTAGTGCTCGAGGAGATCGCGATCGTCGACGCGTCGGTCGCGGTCATGCTCAGCGTCCACAACTCGCTCCCCACGCAAATGATCCTGCGTTGGGGAACGGAGCAGCAGAAAGAGTGCTGGCTCAAGCCACTCGCGCGCGGCGAGATGCTCGGCGCATTCGCGCTCTCTGAACCCGAAGCGGGTTCGGACGCCGCGTCGCTGCGCACGCAGGCCGTGCGCGACGGCAACGACTGGATCTTGAACGGCACCAAGGCGTGGGTCTCGAGCGGGACCAAGGGCGACGTCATTCTCGCCATGGCGCGCACCGACTCTGCCGAGGACCGGCGCGGCGCGCGCGGCATCGGCGCCTTCATTCTCACGCCCGACTTACCCGGCTTCAACGTCGGGAAAAAGGAAGACAAGATGGGGCTGCGCGCGTCGCCGACGGTGCAGCTCCATTTTTCGGACATGCGCGTGCCCGGCGACCGCCTCCTCGGTGCGCCGGGCAGTGGCTTCATCTACGCGATGCAGTCCCTCGACAACGGACGCCTCGGCATCGCGGCGCAGGCCATCGGCATCGCCGAGGCGGCGCTGCGCCACGCGGCCGCATACGCCGCCGACCGCAAGCAGTTCAAGAAACCGATCAAGGAATTCCAGGCGATTCAATTCAAGCTCGCCGACATGGCCACCAGCGTGGCCGGCGCGCGAGCTCTCCTGCACATGTCGGCCAGGGCGAAGGATCGCGGCGAGAAAATGACGCAGTTCAGCGCGATGGCGAAGCTGTCGGCCAGCCGCGCCGCCATGTGGGTCACCACCCAGGCCATTCAGATTTTCGGCGGTTACGGATATGTGAGTGATTACCCCGTCGAACGCCTGTTCCGCGACGCCAAAGTCACGGAGATTTACGAGGGCACGTCGGAGATTCAGCGTATCGTGATCGCGCGGGAGTTGTACTCGCACCGGTAG
- a CDS encoding Glu/Leu/Phe/Val dehydrogenase, whose protein sequence is MKLFDTIAAMGHEQLVLCQDSASGYRGIVAIHSTVLGPALGGTRFWSYATDEDAVVDALRLARGMTYKNAVAGLNLGGGKSVIIGDNKTSDREMIFRAHGRFVESLGGRYITAEDVGTSTADMDYVHMETDYVSGLAGRSGDPSPVTAHGVFRAIQASAKERWSSDDLSSKTVAIQGCGHVGYYLAKELHEAGAKLIVSDIDVDRVKRVAAEFSARMVGLDDIYCAEADIFAPCALGAIINDKTIPQLKVAIVAGAANNQLLEERHGDALEARGITYAPDYVANAGGVINVYGELAGWTSARSFRKADEIYDTVLKVFEIAKTEKVPTYLAADRLAEQRIRAVNSMVRTWPQWPNK, encoded by the coding sequence ATGAAGCTCTTCGATACAATCGCCGCCATGGGGCACGAGCAGCTCGTGCTCTGTCAGGATTCGGCGTCCGGATATCGCGGGATCGTTGCCATCCACAGCACCGTGTTGGGCCCCGCGCTCGGCGGGACTCGTTTCTGGAGCTACGCGACCGACGAGGACGCGGTCGTCGACGCCTTGCGTCTCGCCCGCGGCATGACGTACAAGAACGCGGTCGCCGGCTTGAACCTCGGCGGCGGCAAGTCGGTCATCATCGGCGACAACAAGACGTCCGACCGAGAGATGATTTTCCGCGCGCACGGCCGATTCGTCGAAAGCCTGGGCGGGCGCTACATCACCGCCGAAGACGTCGGCACGAGCACGGCCGACATGGATTACGTGCACATGGAGACCGACTACGTGAGCGGTCTCGCCGGCCGTTCGGGCGATCCGTCGCCGGTCACCGCACACGGCGTATTCCGCGCGATCCAGGCGTCGGCGAAAGAGCGATGGAGCTCAGACGATCTCTCCAGCAAGACGGTCGCGATCCAGGGCTGCGGCCACGTCGGCTACTATCTCGCGAAGGAACTGCACGAGGCGGGCGCGAAGCTCATCGTCAGCGACATCGACGTGGATCGCGTGAAGCGCGTCGCCGCCGAATTCTCCGCGCGCATGGTCGGGCTCGACGACATCTATTGCGCCGAGGCCGACATCTTCGCGCCCTGCGCGCTGGGCGCGATCATCAACGACAAGACGATTCCGCAGCTCAAGGTCGCGATCGTCGCCGGCGCCGCGAACAACCAGCTGCTCGAGGAGCGGCACGGCGACGCGCTCGAAGCGCGCGGCATCACTTACGCGCCCGACTACGTCGCCAACGCCGGCGGCGTCATCAACGTCTACGGCGAGCTGGCCGGGTGGACGTCGGCCCGTTCGTTCCGCAAAGCCGACGAGATCTACGACACCGTGCTCAAGGTGTTCGAAATCGCCAAGACCGAGAAGGTCCCGACCTATCTCGCCGCGGACCGGCTCGCCGAGCAACGCATTCGCGCGGTCAATTCCATGGTGCGGACGTGGCCGCAGTGGCCGAACAAATGA
- a CDS encoding NAD(P)H-hydrate dehydratase: MRPLIRVVTSAESAALDSSTINAGVPSRALMQRAGAAAASEMGLRFRDRLESGVLILAGPGNNGGDAWVIARALNGVGARVRIIEPVAAATPDARAERALTIEVLGDGAIVSLEQASVGGESVVVDGLLGTGSTGAPRGEIAKAIAACASARRRGATVVAVDVPSGLDASTGETLGEFAGADLTLTFGSIKRGHLVNREACGSIVVLDIGLTGTAAWPIGRDAGTAVMQSRPPGSPAHRLPELVDEAWVAAQLPPIAWDAHKGTRKKLAIIGGARGMAGASVLAARSALRSGVGMVKLVVASESVQPVQEAEPQALCAAWPADDDALHRDVLSWADALVIGPGLGLGPDSEALLHRVLDAWKGPTLIDADAITHLAKRREELFQTLSGRPTLVTPHVFEFARLSGAEPADILANRFEIGADLAKHTGATILLKGVPTVITSPAGDRLVSAAGTPVLATGGSGDVLSGIAGTLFAQIGDPLCAGAAAAWVHGRAAERASVTGDGVVRGLSLDDVVRELRASWHFDTRPARYPVLTELSLSGPRVHPSTRPPGR; encoded by the coding sequence GTGCGCCCTCTCATCCGAGTGGTCACGAGTGCGGAATCCGCGGCCCTCGATTCCTCGACAATCAATGCAGGCGTTCCTTCGCGCGCGCTCATGCAGCGTGCCGGCGCCGCGGCCGCGTCGGAGATGGGACTTCGATTTCGTGATCGTCTGGAGTCGGGCGTCCTCATTCTCGCCGGTCCGGGCAACAACGGCGGCGACGCTTGGGTCATCGCGCGCGCGCTGAACGGGGTCGGAGCTCGCGTCCGAATCATCGAGCCCGTCGCGGCCGCCACGCCTGACGCGCGCGCCGAACGCGCTCTCACCATCGAAGTGCTCGGCGATGGCGCGATCGTTTCTCTCGAGCAGGCGAGCGTCGGCGGAGAATCGGTCGTCGTCGACGGCTTGCTCGGCACCGGCTCGACCGGCGCGCCGCGCGGCGAGATCGCGAAAGCCATCGCGGCGTGTGCGTCGGCGCGCCGACGCGGCGCCACGGTCGTCGCCGTCGACGTTCCGAGCGGACTCGATGCCTCGACCGGCGAAACTCTCGGGGAATTCGCCGGCGCCGATCTCACGCTTACCTTCGGCTCGATCAAGCGCGGCCATTTGGTGAATCGCGAGGCATGCGGGAGCATCGTTGTTCTCGACATTGGTTTGACTGGGACCGCCGCGTGGCCGATTGGCCGTGATGCCGGAACCGCAGTCATGCAATCGCGGCCTCCTGGCTCGCCGGCCCACCGGCTCCCGGAGTTAGTCGACGAGGCGTGGGTCGCCGCGCAGCTCCCACCGATCGCGTGGGACGCCCATAAGGGCACGCGAAAAAAGCTCGCGATCATCGGCGGCGCGCGCGGAATGGCCGGGGCAAGTGTGCTCGCGGCACGTTCGGCGTTGCGCAGCGGCGTTGGTATGGTGAAGCTCGTCGTCGCCAGCGAGAGCGTTCAACCCGTTCAAGAAGCCGAACCACAGGCGCTCTGTGCCGCGTGGCCCGCCGACGACGACGCACTTCACCGCGACGTCTTGTCGTGGGCCGACGCACTCGTCATTGGGCCCGGCCTGGGACTCGGGCCGGACAGTGAAGCGCTTCTCCACCGAGTGCTCGATGCGTGGAAGGGTCCGACGCTCATCGACGCGGACGCGATCACGCATCTCGCCAAACGGCGCGAGGAGCTTTTCCAGACGCTCTCCGGCCGACCGACCCTCGTTACGCCCCACGTGTTCGAGTTCGCGCGGCTGTCCGGCGCCGAACCGGCCGACATCTTGGCAAACCGCTTCGAGATTGGCGCCGATCTCGCGAAGCACACCGGGGCGACGATCCTCCTCAAGGGTGTTCCGACGGTCATCACCAGTCCCGCCGGCGATCGGCTCGTGAGCGCCGCCGGAACTCCCGTGCTCGCCACAGGCGGCAGCGGCGACGTATTGAGCGGCATCGCGGGAACTCTGTTCGCTCAAATCGGTGATCCACTTTGCGCCGGTGCCGCCGCCGCGTGGGTTCACGGACGAGCGGCCGAACGAGCGAGCGTCACGGGTGATGGCGTCGTTCGCGGCCTCTCACTCGACGACGTCGTCCGCGAGCTCCGCGCGAGCTGGCATTTCGACACTCGACCGGCGCGCTATCCAGTTCTCACCGAACTTTCGCTGTCCGGTCCACGCGTCCACCCGTCCACCCGTCCACCGGGTCGATGA
- a CDS encoding Minf_1886 family protein: MPELAFREGIMDRIRMREQRFDERAYVFILAALEYCQQRLDERRHITGRELALACRDLALERFGVMSRLVLEHWGLRTSADIGDVVFTLVDLGLLMSQPTDSRDEFIGVFDFDQAFEREYPWCGAISV; encoded by the coding sequence ATGCCTGAACTGGCCTTTCGCGAAGGCATCATGGACCGCATCCGTATGCGAGAGCAGCGGTTCGATGAGCGCGCCTACGTCTTCATCCTGGCTGCCCTGGAATACTGCCAACAGCGGCTCGATGAGCGCCGACACATCACCGGGCGGGAGCTAGCGCTCGCCTGCCGAGACCTGGCGCTGGAGCGCTTCGGCGTCATGTCCCGGCTCGTGCTCGAGCATTGGGGACTCCGCACGAGCGCCGACATCGGCGACGTCGTATTCACGCTGGTCGATCTCGGGCTCCTGATGAGCCAACCGACCGACAGCCGCGATGAATTCATCGGCGTCTTCGATTTCGACCAGGCGTTCGAGCGCGAATACCCGTGGTGCGGGGCGATCTCGGTCTGA